The genomic interval GCATTTTCTGGAGTGTAATAATCTGCGGGAAATCCGTTGAGTCTTCGCCATAATTCATACCAAATAGGGACGTCATTGAGAAGAGCAATGGTACGCGCACCAGAACCTACTCTAACATTTTGTGGCCATTTTTCCCCTTCCTTATCAGGGGCCACCAAAACTCGAAATTTACCATTAGGGCTTATAAAAGTTTCAACCGCTACAACCTTACCGCCATAGGTGCCAAAAGAAGCGTCTGGCCATCCTGAAAAAACGATTGCTGGCCACCCATCAAACTGAACCCTAATTTTTTCACCTGTATGAATAAGAGGTAGGTCAATGGGAGCAACAAAGGTCTCTACAGCAAGGTCGTAATCTGAGGGCATAATACCCACAAGTTGTTCTCCTTCTTTAAAGGTTTCTCCTAATCCCGCTTTGATAGCTTTATTAATATACCCGTTTTGAGGCGCAGTAATGTATAGCAAAGCACTGCGTAATTCATAATTAGTGCTCGCATTTTCTAATTTGCTTACTTGGGCTTCTGTATCATATTGAGCTGCGGTCGCTGTAGATCTATCACTTTGGGCTTTACTTATTTTTTCTGCATAGCTTGCATTTGTACGATTTATTTCGAGAGAACTGTTAAGCACACTGTTTCTACTTGAAAGTAATTTATTTTCTTGTGATATTAACTTGGCCTCAGTCTCCTGTAATTTAAGGCGTTTATCTTCTACATCTGCGGTAGATTTTAAACCTTCTTGAGCTAGTGTGGCTGTTCGATTGTATTGTTTTTGAGCAATATCTCTATTTGTTGTTGCGGCTACCAGATCAATACTATCACTTTGTACTTTTAAAAGAGCTTGCTTAAGCTTATTCTCTGCTTGCTGTAATTTTAAATCACGCTCTTTTACTAATGCAGCGAGCTGGTTTCCTAGTGCCTGCACCTTAGATTTATAAGAACCTACTGCATTACT from Dokdonia sp. Hel_I_53 carries:
- a CDS encoding HlyD family secretion protein, yielding MLNISNNQLNKKVDVRGYSAFAKAHKTRHFKYFNRFLIAFAVIGFIILFLPWTQNVNGQGYVTTLTPEQRPQTIQSPIPGRVEQWYVREGDYVAKGDTILRISEIKNEYQDPLLAERTRQQRDAKSNAVGSYKSKVQALGNQLAALVKERDLKLQQAENKLKQALLKVQSDSIDLVAATTNRDIAQKQYNRTATLAQEGLKSTADVEDKRLKLQETEAKLISQENKLLSSRNSVLNSSLEINRTNASYAEKISKAQSDRSTATAAQYDTEAQVSKLENASTNYELRSALLYITAPQNGYINKAIKAGLGETFKEGEQLVGIMPSDYDLAVETFVAPIDLPLIHTGEKIRVQFDGWPAIVFSGWPDASFGTYGGKVVAVETFISPNGKFRVLVAPDKEGEKWPQNVRVGSGARTIALLNDVPIWYELWRRLNGFPADYYTPENAKTSKIAKK